The Primulina huaijiensis isolate GDHJ02 chromosome 6, ASM1229523v2, whole genome shotgun sequence genomic sequence acctcacaaatattatagaactaagcactcaaatgcttataagatgagagaaaactcgaagaaggtatgattttaaaatgaaagggggagctctatttatagagcttcTGTAaatgtgaatacgcgttaaaaaacGCGTATGAACATTCCTCTTCAAATTTGATACAAATTTGCCAACTCTCCCTTTCATCCATTTAATTTTTGACTTTTGCCGACGTCCTTGCCGTCACCGATTGACATCGGAGCAAAATCGTAGACTTTGAAAGAAATTGGGACGAAGGATAGCCAGAATTTGGGGATTAtggcttttttttaaaaaagaatatgATGTTAAACTCGGACTACGAGAATTCTGTTATGACATTTTTCggacaaaaattaaaaattataaagataTAATAATGTATTATCTTGTTACAAGACAAATTATACTATTACAAAATCAGATCTCAGCTTCGAGTTGAAGGAACCAATGTCATGAAATCTTCGGTTAAAATATTCGGCGTTTACCAACCTCTTTGAATggacataaaaataaaacattagaTAAGAGAGAGAGTGAATATCCAcaattaagtaaaataaaacatcagaaAAAATCAATCTTGGACTGCAAATTTTAATTGGAAAATTTGGAGGACGAATGAAATTGATTGGAAAATTCGATCTTGGACAATTTGTAAAATAATCGACTCAAGTTGCTaacaataacaaataaaataatttgataaaaacttttgtgagacggtctcacgtgtcgtattttatgaggtggatcttttatttgggtcatcataaaaaagtattactttttatgctaagaatattactttgtattgtgaatatcggtagggttaacccgtctcacagataaatatttgtgagaccgtctcacgagagataaactcaaataattttatacaatgcGACAAACATAATATGACTTTCAACCATGATTTGCAACTGTCCTTAAGCACAAACATGAGTATCATGCACTTATAGTGGTCGGACGAGATTTATGTGATGTCTCCTTGCATCACTAACTGACATCAGAGCAAAATCGCGGACTTTGAGAGAAGTTGGGACGAAAGCTAGCTCGAATTTGGGGATTAGGGCTTGTTTTAGGGAGAATATGGTATTACATTGGGCTCCTCCTACGCGCGTACCGAGCACACTAGAATTCTGTTACCCCTTGACAAATAAGTTGATATCATACTTTTTTCGGACAAGAATTAACATACGAGGGACATCAGGTTTTAAATTGTACGCCCTGATGCACGTCCCGAGCACATGGAAATTTTGTTACCCTTGACATACGTATTGGCTGTAGGGATATTTTTCGGacaaaaaataacaaatgaAGGACATAAGTGGTATTTATTATAACCGAAAAACAATGTCAAGTATTTATTCTATATAAGATTTCCGAAACTCTTTGAttctaaaaacataaaacatccaaatttatgattaaagaGATTATCTGAAAAATCGTTTAACTCAACATCAGTCTTATGATAAACGGTGAaacagaaaagaaaatgagCACGATTTCACTGCAACAATCGAAAAACTTTAGTCGTTGGCTATATTTTTATAGGCAGATTAGTTAAGGGTGGGTATGTCCTTTTTAAGTAGAGGTTTCATGCACTTTCTTCCACTCGCTGAACTCTTCATTATATAGTAATGATGTGACTTACATTTACAATAGAGATGAAATTGTAAACAATCATCTATCAGAGTATGATACAATTATTGTTATAAATTACAATAACTAGTTGTAACAAAAAAGAGATGCAAGATTAAAAAGCCATAACTGGAACAGTTGGTGTATAATAATACAACAGGTCAAGATTGCTATCAAATGGGACAAAACTTAAAATAGCCAGAATGACATCTCCACCAACCTAAGAATGAATGATGACTCCTGAGTCCTGGCTTATACACAAAACTGATGACTCGATGTATTAGACGATCTGCAAATAACCAGACACATATAAGGAATTTCTTGTTACAGTTTACCATGTGAAATATAAAgacagatttttttttatgttaatgaaTGCTTACACGGATCCAACAATTGGGGTGACTAGTGAAGCGTCAGCTGCGAGACAGGACACCTTTCGAGCTGCAAATAGAGGATTCCCATGTAGAGTTTAGCATCATTGTACCTTTTACTAGGGAATTACTCTTCCAAGTTctaacaattttaaatattgaaatccTCATAATGTATCACCATTTAAAACTACTACAGACCTTGGGACACTTCCTCGTCGCCTAGGATCATGTTCTGTTGCTTGTCGAAGAGCCCTTGCAAAAGCCTTGAAGGTCGCCTCAATAATGTGGTGGGAATTTTTCCCCGCAATCTGTTGCAATGCATTATCAAGCATTTTTTACACTTCCATGTCGCCTAGGGTCATGTTCTATTACAGTGGCCTGATTGTTGTAGTGGTTTCTTAGTACATGACCAAAAAACACACTAAAAGGTCACAAAGTCCATCTAGTAATGTTACACAACTATTGGCAAAATGTCAAAATTTTCATTGAGAAAAGCTGCGACGCCAGCATATCAAAATTTACTAATGTGGCAAAAGATCAGACGAGCCATTTTTGGAAGGTATATCTTTACAGAGTTGAAAACTGTCACCTGTCGTATGTGAAGTGTCATCCCAGAAGTATTAACCAAGGACTGAAAGAAGTGCTCCACCAGctaaaaacaacaacaaatgaTGCAGCAAAGCCCATAAATGAAAAAGAAGTGTACTAAGAAGAACACACTAAATTATATTGATCATACAAGATTCACTCAACCAAAAAAGATCAGTATTATAAAGTCACAACTTATACAGAACAATGACCGAGAATAATCATAATACATGTGAGCAGATCTACTGAATGAAACCAACAAATGAATGCATAGTAAGAGTACATGATACCTGTGTGTCATAAGTTCCAACTCTCTCTGTTGGTATATGTAGATCATAACCGAGATATGGCCTTCCAGATAAATcctataaaaaaattgttttaaatgaaCTAGAATGCAGAATCCAGACGGCATAGATGTAATGAGAGACCACACCAGAATGGCATTCAAACAATGTTATTATTTATAAGTTAATACTGCCTTTTCATGCATGTGAAACTCATGAAATAGTTTTAAAAGAGACAGTAACACAGAACACCATCATTCTTTGGACAAACTGTAAACCCTGTTTCATAAAGCTTTGAATGTCTCTGAGGTGTGTAAACAGTGGTCGTACTCATCACAATAGACTCTATGGTTTCACTTTCATGCACCGGTTTTCTCCATTAGTTTTCACTGTGTAAATAATCAGATAAAGATCACCAGTGATCCCCTATAAGATTCGGGCAAATATTATGGTTGCAAAACGCCAAAACCTAAATTTGTCATCAGATAAAAGTTTTGAGATCCACTAATGCATCCAGTGGATGTGTATCATATATATAGTACAGGGGTTACAAACATAAGTTTCTCATCAGAAACCAAACAAAATTAAAGACTGAAATTCACTAAGCCCTCCACAGTAACAGCAGCACTTCCATGGACTCGAGGCCACGCTGTTGTACTGCCTCACGAATTGATATATAGTAATTCTAGATCCTATTGCATTTGAGGTTAATTCCCATAATCATATAGCAAGATCTCTTTTTGTCAAAGAATTCTACCATGCCACTGTAACTAGACATATCATCATGTGTGACTATTTTCATCACTGTTCATTTTCTTCCCAGATTTCCTTCAGTGTCtgttctttcatttttttaagaaaataactaACTCTCTGAATTGACAAATCAACTAATAATAGTCTTTGCAAAGGTATTCATGATGTACAGATGTTTGCTAAATGCCACATTATATTGATGGTacataccaatgaaacatgtatAAGTGCTTCATCAAGTGGAGCTGAGAAGTCACCAAATCGGTTTATTCCTTTTCTATCCCCAAGTGCTTGCAGCAAAGCCTGCAAAATAGTCGTCAATTGCGCAAAAGTTTTCTGTGGCTATAGCACGTAGTGAATAGCGTAGCGAGTGCTATTTGAGAATAAAGCCCCACaagtacataaatatataatgtataGCATTTAGTAACATCAATTCAACAGTTCATGCATAAGTAACAAATATATAAGTTCAAAGCATATAAAACCTCAATTCTAAAACTAGAAAAACATAATCTAAAATTCATCTTCATCGTCTTCATCAAAACCGAGATTATCTTCTTCATTTGAAATTGCACAACGCTCGACATCATTCTTTTTTTCACTTTCTTCAACAAAGTCAAATTTATCCTCATCTATAAAATTAAGTGTAGTATATATTCATTTTGGCATTTTCCCTCTAGACTAAGATGTCGGCCTTCGAGCTTCCTGTAGGTGTAGATGTGGTCGCCTTTGAGGCCCGCGTAGATGTAAGGATCGCCTTCGAGGCCCCTTTGGATTTCCTCAATGTATAAGGAGTTTCATCTACTCCAACAACATCCGCAACATCTTGCCAAGCAAAATCATCACCATTCTGAACAAAATCAGGCTCTTCATCCTCCAGTCTCCTTACCAATCACTCATTGACATCATCTACTTCAGTCAATATGATAGAATCGATGGTTATCACGTCTATCGTATCTACGCCTTAGAGCTCTGTTATACTTAATCAACACCAAATCATTCAAGTGTTTTTGCTCCAATCTATTCCTTTTCTTGGAATGAAGCTACATTTATTAATATAAGTCTGGCGGACGACAGCCGGAAGTCCGGCAAGCCACGAGCAACAGAAGATGAAAAGCAGTGGAGAATTGTAAGGTTTATGTTAAGGTTGATTGAGAGAAGCAGAGAAGATTGCAACAGAAGAGGAGAAGCAACCTTGAATTGAAATAAAATCGGGCCCTAAAAATTGAGCAAACTGGGCATACAAAACatgtgttatttttaaaaaaatgttttgtaGTGCTATCACAGCTATCACGATGATAGCGACGATAGCACTCGCTACTTCGAAGTGTAGTGCGCATAGCGCCCGTAGCCAGGGGCTTCGCTACGCTCTCTAATGACAACTATggccagaaaaaaaaaatcaatcttcTTCACAAAGATTCAAGAACAACGGACAAAACATGGCAGCAAAGCAAGCAGAATGACCTCTCAAATAAGAAAGCAAGTTTAAAGGGTAAAACACACCACTTAGAAAGTGAGGCGGTGAGGCCTTAACAAGTAAAATTTAaacttgtaaaaataaaaaacagatATAGGTTTGAAGACATTTAAGAATTATCTCCAGTTTAAAAGTAGATCCAGATACtacaaaatcatattctaaattcaGGAGTGATTCCTGTATTTAGAGACCAAAACCAGATCCATGATGCTAGAAGTTAAATGACAAGATTATGTGCAACAATGCTGCATAAAATACAAGACTAGGACGATGTCCAAAAGTGTAAAATGAAAAGGAGGTATTTCATAATtcagaaataaaaaatagaaccaaaaaaaagaaagaaaatgcaTGAAAAATCTTTCAGGTAATAAACAGTTGATACCACGGATAAGTTCCGAAACTTACAGTCTTTCAGGGAATAAACAGTTGATACATGGATAAGTTCCGAAACTTACAGTTCCTATGGCTAGGGCAACATCTTCATTTGTATGATGATCATCAATATGAATATCCCCAGTGGCTTTCACATGCACATCGAACAATCCATGCGAAGCAAGTTGCTGAAATAAACATGAAGAAATGCTCAAAGAATGCATTAGAGAACATTCAAGGAACAGAATAGACCCAGGCAATATTCACACCAGGAAGTGTTAGATGCTGCTTGCATAATCTgcaagtttatttttttttatgccgAAACGATTGAGCAACAAGTTTCAATAGAAGTCTCACTGAAAAAtagcaataaataaataaataaacttacaTCTAACATGTGATCAAGAAATGGAATCCCCGTATCATTTTCAGCCACAGCATCACCATCCAAATTTATCTTCACATTCACATTAGTCTCTTTCGTAACCCTCTTCACCTCCCCAACTCTATCTCCTAAAGTTCCCAATCAATGTCAACACCATAAGAGTTCAACTACGACATTAAAAACGCAGAAAAAGCTCAAGAAACGAGGAAATGAAGGTAAAGAACGACCCACCCTGACCTGTTGTCGTCCGCGGAGAACCATTTTCGTCAAAGGCACAAAGAATCTTGGAGTCCACCGGAAGAGTTCTAAACTGTGTGGAATATGGTTGTACTCGGCGCTGCGGAACGTGTACCGGGAGAAGAACCCGTCGTGGAATATGAAATCTTGGTCGATAAATCTGAGATTGGGGTGCAGTGGAGCAGTTGAGGGAACGTTGAGATGCTGATAACTCCATGGACACGGCGGCTGAGATTTCTGGTGGCGGCTATTGGTGGCCCTTCC encodes the following:
- the LOC140978206 gene encoding imidazoleglycerol-phosphate dehydratase 1, chloroplastic-like; amino-acid sequence: MELSASQRSLNCSTAPQSQIYRPRFHIPRRVLLPVHVPQRRVQPYSTQFRTLPVDSKILCAFDENGSPRTTTGQGDRVGEVKRVTKETNVNVKINLDGDAVAENDTGIPFLDHMLDQLASHGLFDVHVKATGDIHIDDHHTNEDVALAIGTALLQALGDRKGINRFGDFSAPLDEALIHVSLDLSGRPYLGYDLHIPTERVGTYDTQLVEHFFQSLVNTSGMTLHIRQIAGKNSHHIIEATFKAFARALRQATEHDPRRRGSVPSSKGVLSRS